A region from the Beduinella massiliensis genome encodes:
- a CDS encoding helix-turn-helix domain-containing protein has product MTPSLAGAERLMRLTFDGCTIKQMLDACEEYLGTPVRLSPVGAPEKSVKSGGYPQADFQELLDSIYPKDKPLGSDRYLEFISERYRREHWDRPFIVDSYTHRLKLCYVHIGRTFFGHISVLELETPLEEIDDERIRLASRFVGLACVAAGMSHQMLSPDELLSALLGRKITTLTRLMVESAAPAPEEHARYRLLTVVMRGGVLEYVYPLLRRSLEALYPGCWMTPAEDCACALLRAERTPARGAVLLDGRLAALLGKSQCAACVSPVFSDLLGCAREHERMLALPALRRAQAGSVVFFEDHAECGLFYESGLSPEILRSYCHPQLLRMRADDEREGTQFFETLRAHAQCAFKASRTAGRLFVHVNTVLYRLSRIEALYALDLEDEQTRFALALSLRLLDYLE; this is encoded by the coding sequence TTGACCCCATCGCTTGCCGGCGCCGAGCGCCTCATGCGCCTCACCTTCGACGGCTGCACGATCAAACAGATGCTCGACGCCTGCGAAGAATACCTGGGCACGCCGGTGCGCCTTTCCCCCGTCGGCGCGCCGGAGAAGAGCGTCAAATCCGGCGGCTATCCGCAGGCGGACTTTCAGGAGCTGCTCGACTCCATCTACCCCAAGGACAAGCCCCTGGGCAGCGACCGCTACCTGGAGTTCATCTCCGAGCGGTACCGGCGCGAGCATTGGGACCGCCCCTTCATCGTCGATTCCTACACGCACCGGCTGAAGCTGTGCTACGTTCACATCGGCAGGACCTTCTTCGGCCACATCTCGGTGCTGGAGCTGGAAACGCCGCTGGAGGAGATCGACGACGAGCGCATCCGCCTCGCGAGCCGCTTCGTCGGCCTCGCCTGCGTCGCGGCGGGCATGAGCCACCAGATGCTCTCGCCGGACGAGCTGCTGAGCGCGCTGCTCGGGCGCAAGATCACGACGTTAACGCGCCTGATGGTCGAATCCGCCGCGCCCGCGCCGGAGGAGCACGCCCGCTACCGGCTGCTGACGGTGGTGATGCGCGGGGGCGTGCTCGAATACGTCTATCCGCTGCTGCGCCGCTCGCTGGAGGCGCTCTACCCCGGCTGCTGGATGACGCCCGCGGAGGACTGCGCCTGCGCGCTGCTGCGTGCAGAACGCACGCCCGCGCGCGGCGCCGTGCTGCTGGACGGCCGCCTCGCGGCCCTTTTGGGCAAGAGCCAATGCGCCGCCTGCGTCTCGCCCGTCTTCAGCGACCTACTTGGCTGCGCCCGCGAGCACGAACGCATGCTGGCCCTGCCCGCGCTCCGCCGCGCGCAGGCGGGCAGCGTCGTCTTCTTTGAGGATCACGCCGAGTGCGGCCTTTTTTACGAATCCGGGCTGTCGCCTGAAATCCTGCGCTCCTACTGCCACCCGCAGCTGCTCAGGATGCGCGCGGACGACGAGCGGGAGGGTACGCAGTTCTTTGAAACCCTGCGTGCGCACGCGCAGTGCGCTTTCAAGGCGTCGCGCACGGCGGGAAGGCTGTTCGTGCACGTCAACACCGTGCTCTACCGCCTCTCCCGCATCGAGGCGCTCTACGCGCTCGACCTGGAGGACGAACAGACGCGCTTTGCCCTGGCGCTCTCGCTGCGCCTTCTCGACTATCTCGAATGA
- a CDS encoding FAD-binding protein, producing the protein MKENMKRFAALLLSAMMALCMLPALAEDAVFEDTVDWDGEYDVVVVGFGGAGAVTAITAADAGAKVLLLEKAPEGEAGGNTRYAAQIILCPTDREGAITYFKAMRGGFDNQSDEVIETIVDGAMAVPEFLEKLGADPEKFGHYPLIEYPELPGSESISTVEVDGELWTSKFWQLLLKNVNERTVAENIDLWYEAPATDLIQDPATRIIHGVKVAKDGRELNIRARNGVVLCCGGFENNEDMIENYVQMPEAYSKGARYNTGDGIKMAMAVGADLWHMSTLSGPDVNFVNPETGVAPGYFGVTSTKSGAYTGFTQMSAIVVGADGTRYMNETVTPSHGHVNFHGMWVSQIIPNPSYMIFDEKARLAAPVYPSWSEGNADEIEKGWIIKADTLDELNDKLGLPAGSLAATVEKYNGYCAAGEDLEYATIPEYLVALDETGPYYALPLKATFTNTQGGPKRNVQCEVLDTKGRAIPHLYSAGELGSFYCDIYNGGGNLAECVFSGRAAGANAAAAKSDVAAKSVMEGKTAYVPEKKESAVSLSENERMGEAQGMGGTLSVKVTMDGEKIAKVEVVSHTETAGISDGAIEKIPAAIVEKQSTDVDTVSGATVTSKAIIEAVNAALAEK; encoded by the coding sequence ATGAAGGAGAACATGAAGCGCTTTGCCGCGCTGCTGCTTAGCGCGATGATGGCGCTGTGCATGCTGCCGGCGCTGGCGGAGGACGCCGTGTTTGAGGACACGGTGGACTGGGACGGCGAGTACGACGTAGTCGTCGTGGGCTTCGGCGGCGCGGGCGCGGTGACGGCGATCACCGCGGCGGACGCGGGCGCGAAGGTGCTGCTGCTGGAAAAGGCGCCGGAAGGCGAGGCGGGCGGCAACACGCGCTATGCGGCGCAGATCATCCTCTGCCCGACGGACCGCGAAGGCGCGATCACCTACTTCAAGGCGATGCGCGGCGGCTTTGACAACCAGAGCGACGAGGTGATCGAGACGATCGTCGACGGCGCGATGGCCGTTCCGGAATTCCTCGAAAAGCTGGGCGCGGACCCGGAGAAGTTCGGTCATTACCCGCTGATCGAGTACCCGGAGCTCCCCGGCAGCGAGTCCATCAGCACCGTGGAGGTGGACGGCGAGCTGTGGACCAGCAAGTTCTGGCAGCTGCTGCTGAAGAACGTGAACGAGCGCACGGTCGCGGAGAACATCGACCTGTGGTACGAGGCCCCGGCGACGGACCTGATCCAGGATCCGGCGACCCGCATCATTCACGGCGTGAAGGTGGCGAAGGACGGCCGGGAGCTGAACATCCGCGCCAGGAACGGCGTGGTGCTCTGCTGCGGCGGCTTTGAAAACAACGAGGACATGATCGAGAACTACGTGCAGATGCCCGAGGCGTATTCAAAGGGCGCGCGCTACAACACCGGCGACGGCATCAAGATGGCGATGGCGGTGGGCGCGGACCTGTGGCACATGAGCACGCTCTCCGGCCCGGACGTCAACTTCGTGAATCCTGAGACGGGCGTGGCGCCCGGCTACTTCGGCGTGACCTCCACCAAGAGCGGCGCGTACACCGGCTTCACCCAGATGAGCGCCATCGTCGTGGGCGCGGACGGCACGCGCTACATGAACGAGACGGTCACCCCCAGCCACGGACACGTGAACTTCCACGGCATGTGGGTTTCCCAGATCATCCCCAATCCCTCCTACATGATCTTCGACGAGAAGGCGCGCCTGGCAGCGCCGGTCTATCCGTCCTGGAGCGAGGGCAATGCGGATGAGATCGAAAAGGGATGGATCATCAAAGCGGATACGCTGGACGAGCTGAACGATAAGCTCGGCCTGCCGGCGGGCTCGCTCGCGGCCACGGTCGAAAAGTACAACGGCTACTGCGCGGCGGGCGAGGATCTGGAGTACGCGACCATCCCGGAATACCTGGTGGCGCTGGACGAAACCGGGCCCTACTACGCGCTGCCGCTGAAGGCGACCTTCACCAACACCCAGGGCGGCCCGAAGCGCAACGTGCAGTGCGAGGTGCTCGACACCAAGGGCAGGGCGATTCCGCACCTTTACAGCGCGGGCGAACTGGGCAGCTTCTACTGCGACATTTACAACGGCGGCGGCAACCTGGCTGAATGCGTGTTCAGCGGCCGCGCCGCAGGCGCGAACGCCGCGGCGGCCAAGAGCGACGTGGCGGCCAAGTCCGTGATGGAAGGCAAGACCGCTTATGTGCCCGAAAAGAAGGAAAGCGCCGTTTCCCTCTCCGAGAACGAGCGCATGGGCGAGGCCCAGGGCATGGGCGGCACACTGAGCGTGAAGGTGACGATGGACGGCGAAAAGATCGCCAAGGTCGAGGTGGTTTCGCACACCGAGACGGCGGGCATCTCCGACGGCGCCATCGAGAAGATTCCGGCGGCGATCGTCGAGAAGCAGTCCACCGACGTGGACACGGTTTCCGGCGCGACGGTGACCAGCAAGGCGATCATTGAAGCGGTGAACGCGGCGCTCGCCGAAAAGTAA
- a CDS encoding MerR family transcriptional regulator, translating to MRYKIHEAAKMLGISPQTLRFYEQYGILTHERTGEGGYRQYTDVSMDLLMSLRKCRNCGFTVAQTAEILREEDGGRIGEALEARAETLERQAEMQLRIAKSLRATAVLARRGDEGMDRYEERERPESFAMVVKRAGAKRPEPHAMDQVGIWAEWLPLVRWMIRYQPDDLEAGERPDLGFIVDAQNAAFLGVERLPGIERIPACPCLYTLMRWRTGTGELLDCLRRGAGEAARRGWVLCGAPVVSTLWNAGAKEEPVSRGEFWFPIGK from the coding sequence ATGCGCTATAAAATTCACGAGGCCGCCAAGATGCTGGGCATCAGCCCGCAGACGCTGAGGTTTTATGAACAATACGGCATCCTGACGCACGAACGCACCGGCGAGGGCGGATACCGGCAGTACACCGACGTGAGCATGGACCTGCTGATGAGCCTGCGCAAGTGCCGCAACTGCGGCTTTACGGTCGCCCAGACCGCGGAGATTCTGCGCGAGGAGGACGGCGGGCGGATCGGCGAGGCGCTGGAGGCGCGCGCGGAGACATTGGAGCGCCAGGCGGAGATGCAGCTTCGCATCGCGAAAAGCCTGCGCGCGACGGCCGTCCTGGCCCGCCGGGGCGACGAGGGAATGGACCGGTATGAAGAGCGTGAACGGCCGGAGAGCTTCGCGATGGTCGTCAAGCGGGCGGGCGCGAAACGCCCGGAGCCGCACGCCATGGATCAGGTGGGCATCTGGGCGGAATGGCTGCCGCTGGTGCGCTGGATGATCCGCTATCAGCCGGACGACCTGGAGGCGGGCGAACGGCCGGACTTGGGGTTCATCGTGGATGCGCAGAATGCCGCATTCCTGGGCGTGGAACGGCTGCCTGGCATCGAGCGCATCCCCGCCTGCCCCTGCCTGTACACCCTGATGCGCTGGCGGACGGGAACGGGGGAATTGCTGGATTGCCTGCGCCGGGGCGCCGGGGAGGCGGCGCGGCGCGGATGGGTGCTTTGCGGCGCGCCGGTCGTCAGCACGCTGTGGAACGCCGGGGCGAAGGAAGAGCCCGTCAGCCGCGGAGAATTTTGGTTTCCTATCGGAAAATGA
- a CDS encoding FAD-dependent oxidoreductase → MMTKKTLSMLLALVMTLCLGVTAFAEDYTATAKGFGGDVTVTLTIEDGKLTNVQAEGPDETAGIGTMAIEQLPGAMVERNSVEVDAVASATVTSTAVLAAAADALGQSGVTLEAAQQAAPAEKESVKPAFENPDVIVIGAGFSGMNAALEAAENGAKVYLIDKNNAMGGSIRFAGGTTSAAGAKMQIAAGVEDSPENFQADIVRMGGGTNVEELTRKHTECAAAAIDWLDSLGADFGDREPKMSSSYDAFNVPREYRVQGGGNAMVELVKPLIEQHVEKGDIALLLETEVADIIVEDGAVKGVVLTDGSEYRAAATILATGGYGHNEELLHRYNYKNVLTMSPSFVTGDGYKFAEKAGAIFNNMDYLPAYPGGVPVGGFDVSCTASVQYPGVIWVDNTGSRMVKELGSLDSERKAAYAGAPENLVYMILTQQMKDTQDPILSVGGGFSGKPDEGWAYFDELLASGNCVYKGETLEELAQNAGIDAAGLAATVEAYNGYVQAGEDKEFGRAADTLAKLEGPFYAIKTCPYVMLTKGGPLMNPDAQTLNADHEPIPGLYQCGELTGGANVGGSANIGGLANTSCIVWGKIAGANAAAYALGK, encoded by the coding sequence ATGATGACAAAGAAGACGCTCAGCATGCTGCTGGCGCTGGTGATGACGCTCTGCCTGGGCGTGACGGCCTTTGCAGAGGACTACACGGCGACGGCCAAGGGCTTTGGCGGCGACGTCACCGTGACGCTGACGATTGAGGACGGCAAGCTGACGAACGTGCAGGCAGAGGGCCCGGACGAAACCGCGGGCATCGGCACCATGGCGATCGAGCAGCTGCCCGGCGCGATGGTCGAAAGGAACAGCGTCGAGGTGGACGCCGTCGCGAGCGCGACGGTCACCAGCACGGCGGTGCTGGCCGCTGCGGCGGACGCGCTGGGTCAGTCGGGCGTGACGCTGGAGGCCGCGCAGCAAGCCGCTCCCGCGGAAAAGGAGAGCGTAAAGCCTGCCTTTGAAAACCCGGACGTCATCGTGATCGGCGCGGGCTTTTCGGGCATGAACGCGGCCCTGGAGGCTGCGGAAAACGGCGCGAAGGTCTACCTGATCGACAAGAACAACGCCATGGGCGGCTCCATCCGCTTCGCGGGCGGCACCACCTCCGCGGCGGGCGCCAAGATGCAGATCGCGGCGGGCGTGGAGGATTCACCGGAAAACTTCCAGGCGGACATCGTCCGCATGGGCGGCGGCACCAACGTGGAAGAGCTGACGCGCAAGCACACCGAATGCGCGGCCGCGGCCATCGACTGGCTGGACAGCCTGGGCGCGGACTTCGGTGACCGCGAGCCGAAGATGTCCTCCTCCTACGACGCGTTTAACGTGCCGCGCGAGTACCGCGTGCAGGGCGGCGGAAACGCCATGGTCGAGCTGGTGAAGCCGCTGATCGAGCAGCACGTGGAAAAGGGCGACATCGCCCTGCTGCTGGAGACCGAGGTCGCGGACATCATCGTCGAGGACGGCGCCGTGAAGGGCGTCGTGCTGACGGACGGCAGCGAGTACCGCGCGGCCGCTACGATTCTGGCGACGGGCGGCTACGGCCACAACGAAGAGCTGCTGCACCGCTACAATTACAAGAACGTGCTGACCATGTCGCCCTCCTTCGTGACCGGCGACGGCTATAAGTTCGCCGAGAAGGCGGGCGCGATCTTCAACAACATGGACTACCTGCCCGCTTATCCGGGCGGCGTGCCGGTCGGCGGCTTCGACGTTTCCTGCACGGCCTCCGTGCAGTACCCGGGCGTCATCTGGGTGGACAACACCGGCAGCCGCATGGTCAAGGAGCTGGGCAGCCTGGACAGCGAGCGCAAGGCGGCCTATGCGGGCGCGCCGGAAAACCTCGTGTACATGATCCTCACCCAGCAGATGAAGGACACGCAGGATCCGATCCTGAGCGTCGGCGGCGGCTTCTCCGGCAAGCCGGACGAGGGCTGGGCCTACTTTGACGAGCTGCTCGCCTCCGGCAACTGCGTGTACAAGGGAGAGACGCTGGAAGAGCTGGCCCAGAACGCGGGCATCGACGCGGCGGGCCTCGCCGCGACCGTCGAAGCCTACAACGGCTACGTGCAGGCGGGCGAGGACAAGGAATTCGGCCGCGCGGCGGACACCCTGGCAAAGCTCGAGGGTCCGTTCTACGCCATCAAGACCTGCCCGTACGTGATGCTCACCAAGGGCGGCCCGCTGATGAACCCCGACGCTCAGACGCTGAACGCGGATCACGAGCCCATCCCGGGCCTGTACCAGTGCGGCGAGCTGACCGGCGGCGCCAACGTCGGCGGCAGCGCGAACATCGGCGGCCTGGCGAATACCAGCTGCATCGTGTGGGGCAAGATCGCGGGCGCGAACGCCGCGGCCTACGCGCTGGGGAAGTAA
- a CDS encoding GntR family transcriptional regulator — protein MNGESTLYGYLYQAIAAEIEAGRYRFGAPLPSQEALCRQYNVGITTVRRTLKMLEADGFIATAPRKRATVLYQADERSYAAAVLQYKTAVLARFQSFEPVLAPLQALGAARLSNLDALKALVDSFKTELEPERFFERVSLFFTELLAPYRNRLLIDLQVDVSRHAHVPYPPCFAAQSTGRLSPEQAGEAFTALLDALCAKDYPGVARMLRALYLGFMAWTERFFDALEQRYPDLSVTPLPAEPGEKAHHPLYTAVARRLFRRIQAGEFDGRRYIPSLPELMSEYGISQATALSAVALLSDIGVVRMHRKRGTSLAPPGSPNAPLRLSRESILEHLILFLSALQILACSAGRLSERIMSGLCEAERKEAAARLQSCSARGSAPIIRTLLELFREHAPHDCLARYLTELDDLLIWGYYLSRAKPDAWADAGRLAAERFAPLPGTLVRGEIAAFSEGVRELFVLIYRTAHDKLVAFGADPDRLPAPLDAAGCLA, from the coding sequence ATGAACGGCGAATCCACGTTATACGGCTATCTGTACCAGGCCATCGCGGCGGAAATCGAAGCCGGCCGGTATCGCTTCGGGGCGCCCCTCCCCTCGCAGGAGGCGCTGTGCCGTCAGTACAACGTCGGCATCACGACGGTGCGCCGAACCCTGAAAATGCTGGAAGCGGACGGCTTCATCGCCACCGCCCCGCGGAAGCGCGCGACCGTCCTTTACCAGGCGGACGAGCGGTCGTATGCCGCCGCCGTCCTGCAATACAAGACCGCGGTTCTTGCGCGCTTCCAGAGCTTCGAGCCGGTGCTCGCCCCCCTGCAGGCCCTGGGCGCTGCGCGGCTTTCAAACTTGGACGCGCTGAAAGCCCTGGTGGACTCGTTCAAGACGGAGCTGGAACCGGAGAGATTTTTCGAGCGCGTATCGCTCTTTTTTACGGAACTCCTCGCGCCCTACCGCAACCGCCTCCTCATCGATCTGCAGGTGGACGTGAGCCGCCATGCGCACGTTCCCTATCCGCCCTGCTTCGCCGCTCAAAGCACCGGCCGCCTTTCGCCCGAGCAGGCGGGAGAAGCTTTCACCGCCCTGCTGGATGCGCTTTGCGCAAAGGACTACCCGGGCGTCGCCCGGATGCTCAGGGCGCTGTACCTGGGCTTCATGGCCTGGACCGAACGCTTCTTTGACGCGCTCGAGCAAAGGTATCCGGACCTTTCGGTCACGCCGCTTCCGGCGGAGCCCGGCGAAAAGGCCCATCACCCCCTATATACCGCCGTCGCGCGACGGCTCTTTCGCCGGATACAAGCCGGAGAATTTGACGGGCGGAGGTATATCCCCTCGCTGCCGGAGCTCATGAGCGAATACGGCATCTCGCAGGCGACCGCGCTCAGCGCCGTCGCCCTCCTTTCCGACATCGGCGTCGTGCGGATGCATCGCAAGAGGGGGACGTCGCTCGCGCCGCCCGGCTCGCCCAACGCGCCGCTCCGCCTCAGCCGGGAAAGCATTCTGGAACACCTGATTCTCTTCCTGAGCGCCCTGCAGATTCTGGCGTGCAGCGCCGGACGCCTGAGCGAACGGATCATGTCCGGGCTTTGCGAGGCGGAGCGCAAAGAAGCCGCGGCCCGCCTGCAAAGCTGCTCCGCGCGGGGCAGCGCCCCCATCATCCGCACGCTCCTGGAGCTTTTCAGGGAGCACGCCCCCCACGACTGCCTCGCGCGGTATCTGACTGAGCTGGACGATCTGCTCATCTGGGGCTACTACCTGTCCCGTGCGAAGCCGGATGCCTGGGCGGACGCCGGGCGCCTTGCGGCGGAACGGTTCGCCCCGCTGCCCGGCACGCTCGTCCGGGGGGAAATCGCCGCCTTTTCGGAGGGCGTCAGGGAGCTGTTCGTCCTGATTTACCGGACGGCCCACGACAAGCTGGTCGCCTTCGGCGCCGACCCGGACAGGCTGCCCGCCCCTCTGGACGCGGCGGGCTGTCTCGCCTGA
- a CDS encoding response regulator produces the protein MSEVEKKDYEYTTLMNMLHVSVSKHLLDEHFTLVWANPFYYDLIGYTREEYERLYQNLCDRYYAGDPEEWRRIGAVVTKTMEEGKKAYSISSRMRRKSGEYIWVRMAATFVDEYIDGHQVAYTVMTDINDIMQMKIEQSVTYDNLPGFVGKYRVQSGPRFTLLAANDRYVDFFGEGCWREMEDPLYRDNFVRNQEIFKAHERSFLAGEPAHFIVKMKEHHGKEAFLQVNASCVDWQDGDPVYLAIFIDVTDETELRQMQKRLEEQAVQLKEALASAERANRAKTDFLSHMSHDIRTPMNAIIGMTDIARAHIEEPEKLRDCLRKISLSSQHLLGLINDVLDMSRIESGKMIINSGVMSLPELLRNVVAIMQPNIKARGQQFSIHLRRVKHEWVFSDSLRLRQIFINILSNASKFTPSGGNISICVEEASDGAPGQARFRFIFTDTGKGMRPEFIRHLFEPFSREQDSRVDKTEGSGLGMAITQKLVALLDGEIEVRSEVGKGTTFLVTLPMRIEQAPYSPGRLPDLRILVVDDDDVMCEHMMQTLGEIGVRVESANNGEGALALLEEVRRKGGAFDAVLLDWKMPGMDGPQTARRIRQAYGEQLPILIVSAYDVADIEGEALASGVNGFITKPLFVSTLCEALRRYVLGERAETEEEARAGAQEFAGRRILLVEDNDLNRDIAVELLGSAGAQIQCACDGAQGCEAFRVSPVGYYDLILMDVQMPTMNGYEATRRIRQMARADAETVPVVAMTADAFSEDIVKAREAGMNGHLAKPLDAQTLKREIRKILS, from the coding sequence ATGTCTGAAGTGGAAAAAAAGGATTATGAGTACACGACGCTCATGAATATGCTGCACGTCAGCGTCAGCAAGCACCTTTTGGACGAGCATTTCACCCTGGTGTGGGCGAACCCTTTTTACTACGACCTGATCGGGTATACGAGGGAAGAGTACGAGCGCCTTTATCAGAACCTGTGCGACCGCTACTACGCCGGCGATCCGGAGGAGTGGCGCCGAATCGGCGCGGTGGTCACCAAGACCATGGAGGAGGGGAAAAAGGCGTACAGCATCTCCTCCCGCATGCGCAGAAAGAGCGGAGAGTACATCTGGGTTCGGATGGCGGCCACGTTTGTCGACGAGTACATCGACGGTCACCAGGTTGCCTATACGGTGATGACGGACATCAACGACATCATGCAGATGAAGATCGAGCAGTCCGTCACCTACGACAACCTGCCCGGCTTTGTGGGGAAATACAGGGTGCAAAGCGGCCCGCGCTTTACCCTGCTCGCGGCGAACGACCGTTACGTCGACTTCTTTGGCGAGGGCTGCTGGCGGGAGATGGAAGACCCGCTGTACCGCGACAATTTCGTCCGGAATCAGGAAATCTTCAAGGCGCATGAGCGCTCTTTTCTGGCGGGAGAGCCCGCGCATTTTATCGTTAAGATGAAGGAGCACCACGGGAAAGAAGCCTTTTTGCAGGTCAACGCGAGCTGCGTGGACTGGCAGGACGGCGATCCGGTCTATCTCGCGATCTTCATCGATGTAACCGACGAGACGGAGCTGCGCCAGATGCAAAAGCGCCTGGAGGAGCAGGCGGTGCAGCTGAAGGAGGCGCTGGCCTCGGCGGAGCGGGCCAACCGCGCGAAGACGGACTTCCTCTCGCACATGTCGCACGACATCCGCACGCCGATGAACGCGATCATCGGCATGACGGACATCGCCCGCGCGCATATCGAGGAGCCGGAAAAGCTGCGGGACTGCCTTCGGAAGATCTCCCTGTCGAGCCAGCACCTGCTGGGGCTGATTAACGACGTGCTGGATATGAGCCGCATCGAAAGCGGGAAGATGATCATCAACAGCGGCGTGATGTCCCTGCCGGAGCTCCTGCGCAACGTCGTGGCGATCATGCAGCCGAACATCAAAGCGCGCGGGCAGCAGTTTTCGATTCACCTGCGCCGCGTGAAGCATGAATGGGTGTTTTCGGATTCGCTGCGCCTGCGGCAGATTTTCATCAACATCCTCTCCAACGCCTCCAAATTTACGCCGTCGGGCGGCAATATCAGCATCTGCGTGGAGGAGGCCTCGGACGGCGCGCCCGGGCAGGCGCGCTTCCGCTTCATTTTCACGGACACGGGCAAGGGGATGCGGCCGGAATTTATACGCCACCTGTTCGAGCCCTTTTCCCGCGAGCAGGACAGCCGCGTGGACAAGACGGAGGGCTCCGGCCTGGGCATGGCCATTACGCAGAAGCTGGTCGCCCTGCTGGACGGCGAAATCGAGGTGCGCAGCGAGGTCGGCAAGGGAACGACCTTCCTCGTCACCCTGCCGATGCGCATCGAGCAGGCGCCGTATTCGCCCGGACGCCTGCCGGATTTGCGAATCCTCGTGGTGGATGACGACGACGTGATGTGCGAGCACATGATGCAGACGCTGGGCGAAATCGGCGTCAGGGTGGAAAGCGCCAACAACGGAGAGGGCGCGCTTGCGCTGCTGGAGGAGGTGCGTCGCAAGGGCGGCGCCTTTGACGCCGTGCTGCTGGACTGGAAGATGCCCGGCATGGACGGCCCGCAGACGGCCAGACGAATCCGGCAGGCGTACGGAGAGCAGCTGCCGATCCTCATCGTCTCCGCCTACGACGTTGCGGACATCGAGGGCGAGGCGCTGGCTTCCGGGGTCAACGGTTTTATCACCAAGCCCCTCTTCGTTTCCACGCTGTGCGAGGCGCTGAGGCGTTACGTGTTGGGCGAGCGGGCCGAAACGGAGGAGGAGGCGCGCGCGGGCGCGCAGGAATTCGCCGGGCGCCGCATTCTGCTCGTGGAGGACAACGACCTTAACCGTGACATCGCCGTGGAGCTGCTGGGCAGCGCAGGCGCGCAGATTCAGTGCGCGTGCGACGGGGCGCAGGGCTGCGAGGCGTTCCGCGTCTCGCCCGTGGGCTATTACGACCTGATCTTAATGGACGTGCAGATGCCCACGATGAACGGGTACGAGGCCACGCGGCGCATTCGGCAGATGGCGCGCGCCGACGCGGAGACGGTGCCGGTCGTCGCGATGACGGCGGACGCCTTCTCCGAGGACATCGTAAAGGCGAGGGAGGCGGGGATGAACGGGCACCTGGCAAAGCCGCTGGACGCGCAGACCCTGAAGCGGGAAATCCGCAAAATTCTCTCGTGA